A section of the Jatrophihabitans sp. genome encodes:
- a CDS encoding helix-turn-helix domain-containing protein: MNVDGIKETAAKAPLIGVGTIGDFIREQRQQAQVSLRQLSKLAGVSNPYLSQVERGLRKPSAEILQQIAKGLRISAEQLYVRAGILEDRSPDSELIPAILADQGLTERQKSVLVEIYESFRRENRAAGVDPTPAAARPNAADAASEKE; this comes from the coding sequence GTGAACGTGGACGGGATCAAGGAGACAGCCGCCAAGGCGCCGCTCATCGGCGTCGGCACCATCGGCGACTTCATCCGCGAGCAGCGCCAGCAGGCCCAGGTGTCGCTGCGCCAGCTCTCCAAGCTGGCCGGAGTCTCCAACCCCTATCTCTCGCAGGTCGAGCGGGGGTTGCGCAAGCCGAGCGCTGAGATCCTGCAGCAGATCGCCAAGGGTCTGCGGATCTCCGCGGAGCAGCTCTACGTCCGGGCCGGCATTCTCGAGGACCGGTCGCCCGACTCCGAGCTGATTCCCGCGATCCTGGCCGATCAGGGCCTGACCGAGCGCCAGAAGAGCGTCCTCGTCGAGATCTATGAGTCTTTCCGCCGTGAGAACCGCGCTGCCGGTGTCGACCCGACGCCTGCCGCAGCACGGCCGAACGCCGCTGACGCGGCATCTGAGAAGGAGTAA
- a CDS encoding DUF2516 family protein yields MQTIHNIENGLLLVLFLGVLALQLWALVDCVTRKAPAFPAAGKLTKPTWILLTAIAVAPVALLQNVTNLLAYIGIIVSCVYLADVRPAVREISGPSRW; encoded by the coding sequence GTGCAGACCATCCACAACATCGAGAACGGCCTGCTCCTGGTTCTGTTCCTGGGGGTGCTGGCCCTGCAGCTCTGGGCACTGGTCGACTGCGTCACGCGCAAGGCCCCGGCGTTTCCGGCTGCCGGCAAGCTGACCAAACCGACCTGGATCCTGCTGACCGCGATAGCGGTGGCCCCGGTGGCCCTGTTGCAGAACGTCACCAACCTGCTGGCCTACATCGGCATCATCGTCAGCTGTGTCTACCTGGCCGACGTCCGGCCCGCGGTGCGCGAGATCAGCGGCCCGTCGCGCTGGTGA
- a CDS encoding DUF962 domain-containing protein, translated as MFGSYREFFPYYVAMHSKPLTRRLHFTGTVSGLALSVLGLLTGRRRLIAALPALGYGVAWPSHWLVEGNNPASFGHPLWSLRGDFQMISMMFRGRDGELTIIAWDWLSEHPEHRTASNWAEPAVGLAA; from the coding sequence ATGTTCGGTAGCTACCGGGAGTTCTTTCCGTACTACGTCGCGATGCACTCCAAGCCGCTGACCCGCAGGCTGCACTTCACCGGCACGGTCTCAGGGCTGGCGCTGAGCGTGCTCGGCCTGCTGACCGGGCGCCGCCGGCTGATCGCCGCGTTGCCGGCGCTCGGCTACGGCGTGGCCTGGCCGAGCCACTGGCTGGTCGAAGGCAACAACCCGGCAAGCTTCGGCCACCCGCTGTGGTCTTTGCGTGGTGACTTTCAGATGATCTCGATGATGTTCAGAGGCCGTGACGGGGAGTTGACGATCATCGCCTGGGACTGGCTGAGCGAGCATCCGGAGCACCGGACCGCCTCGAACTGGGCCGAACCCGCAGTCGGGCTGGCGGCCTGA
- a CDS encoding family 1 glycosylhydrolase — MQTSVSSNYLSPLPAVGRTVVGGFESTYLPGYRTDLLEVTGHSERWRDDLDELLGTGVRHLRYPLRWPQIQPEPGRFDWSETDRVLEYLREAGAVPIVDLVHHTSYPDWLRDGFRDPGFGPAMTSYAEAVAVRYPWLPAYTLFNEPFATLHLAGHEGLWPPYDRGMEGFVRLANSVLPAINQAAECWAELLPEAHHVWVDTCEHHAGSPSCQQYVQLANDRRHIFLDLMLGHDLDPARPFLAEFIRAGGGPLLELPPRRVDVVGLDYYCHSEWYYNELGGYAPSPHPIGFAAVAEQYSARYGLPMMLTETNLRGQPSDRISWLRYMLEQYDLAVERGVPLHGFCWFPQVDSCDWDSLLARTAGRVDPVGVLSIDADTKSRERTGFTEAWEKVVLGSGAQDLPAYRFQPPCDELLSGVLSGLDHWPWEDPPEGLATAAVAVPPPVTRSA; from the coding sequence GTGCAGACATCTGTCTCATCCAACTACCTGTCGCCGTTGCCTGCCGTGGGCAGGACCGTGGTGGGGGGCTTCGAGAGCACCTACCTGCCCGGATACCGAACGGACCTGCTCGAGGTCACGGGGCATTCCGAACGCTGGCGGGACGACCTAGACGAGCTGCTGGGGACGGGCGTCCGGCACCTGCGCTACCCGCTGCGCTGGCCGCAGATCCAGCCCGAGCCCGGCCGGTTCGACTGGTCCGAGACCGACCGGGTGCTGGAGTATCTGCGTGAGGCCGGCGCCGTGCCGATCGTCGACCTGGTTCACCACACCAGCTATCCCGACTGGTTGCGCGACGGCTTCCGGGATCCCGGGTTCGGCCCGGCGATGACGTCCTACGCCGAGGCGGTAGCCGTGCGCTACCCCTGGCTGCCCGCCTACACGCTGTTCAACGAGCCGTTCGCGACCCTGCATCTGGCGGGCCACGAAGGCTTGTGGCCGCCCTATGACCGCGGCATGGAGGGTTTCGTCCGGCTGGCCAACTCGGTGCTGCCGGCGATCAACCAGGCCGCCGAGTGCTGGGCCGAACTGCTTCCCGAGGCCCACCACGTCTGGGTGGACACTTGCGAGCACCACGCCGGCAGCCCCTCCTGCCAGCAGTACGTCCAGCTGGCCAACGACCGCCGGCATATCTTCCTGGACCTGATGCTGGGACACGATCTCGACCCGGCCCGGCCCTTTCTCGCCGAGTTCATCCGCGCCGGCGGCGGGCCGCTGCTGGAGCTGCCACCCCGCCGGGTCGATGTCGTGGGCCTGGACTATTACTGCCACTCCGAGTGGTACTACAACGAGCTTGGCGGCTACGCGCCCTCGCCGCACCCGATCGGGTTCGCGGCGGTGGCAGAGCAGTATTCGGCCCGGTACGGCCTTCCGATGATGCTGACCGAGACCAACCTTCGGGGCCAGCCCTCGGACCGGATCTCCTGGCTGCGCTACATGCTCGAGCAGTACGACCTCGCTGTCGAGCGGGGCGTGCCGTTGCACGGTTTCTGCTGGTTCCCGCAGGTCGACTCCTGCGACTGGGACTCCCTGCTGGCACGCACCGCGGGCCGGGTCGACCCGGTCGGTGTGCTGAGCATCGACGCCGACACCAAGAGCCGTGAGCGAACCGGTTTCACCGAGGCATGGGAGAAGGTCGTGCTCGGCTCGGGTGCGCAGGACCTGCCCGCCTACCGTTTTCAGCCGCCGTGCGACGAGTTGTTGTCCGGTGTGCTTTCCGGCCTGGACCACTGGCCGTGGGAAGACCCTCCCGAAGGGCTGGCAACCGCCGCCGTCGCCGTCCCGCCACCCGTGACAAGGAGTGCCTGA
- a CDS encoding glycosyltransferase has protein sequence MNDFQPQPDLVVLSHLRWAWVWQRPQHLVSRFAQQRIRSGARTWFVEEPIAADVPQPEIRYEQRDGVTRIWLEVTGKNDPTGSISFTDPRAACYPALLAELLGQLGGRPAPDLWLYTPMAYDIAKCLDGGRLIYDVMDDLSSFKHAPEGLRLRQRQLLSAADVVFTGGRSLYRATLNQRQHAVHLFPSGVESQHYAASRSLRTPHSRKVAGYVGVVDERVDLELIAGLARELPDWTVRIVGPVTKIDEDSLPQAANIEYLGMVAYPELPRIMAGFDVALMPFALNEATRSISPTKTLEYLAAGLPVVSTRVPDVVTDYADVVHLADDGAEFAAACREVLTHPVAERDRRVRPIQARQEWDYIASAMTKLVDTYAGTTAGYRADQVEVSV, from the coding sequence ATGAACGACTTTCAGCCCCAGCCCGACCTGGTAGTGCTGTCCCACCTTCGCTGGGCCTGGGTGTGGCAGCGACCCCAGCACCTGGTGTCCCGCTTCGCCCAGCAGCGGATCCGGTCCGGCGCGCGCACCTGGTTCGTCGAGGAGCCGATCGCTGCCGACGTTCCACAGCCCGAGATCCGCTACGAGCAGCGGGACGGGGTCACCCGGATCTGGCTGGAGGTGACCGGAAAGAACGACCCGACCGGATCCATCAGCTTCACCGATCCGCGTGCCGCCTGCTACCCGGCGTTGCTGGCCGAGTTGCTTGGCCAACTGGGGGGGCGGCCGGCGCCGGACCTGTGGCTCTACACCCCGATGGCCTACGACATCGCCAAGTGCCTCGACGGCGGGCGGTTGATCTATGACGTGATGGATGACCTGTCCTCGTTCAAGCATGCCCCGGAAGGGCTTCGGCTGCGCCAGCGGCAGTTGCTGAGCGCCGCCGACGTGGTCTTCACCGGCGGCCGCTCGCTGTATCGCGCGACCCTCAACCAGCGCCAGCATGCCGTGCACCTGTTTCCCAGTGGCGTGGAGAGCCAGCACTACGCGGCCTCCCGTTCGCTGCGCACCCCGCACAGCCGCAAGGTCGCGGGTTACGTCGGCGTGGTGGACGAGCGGGTGGACCTCGAGCTCATCGCCGGCCTGGCCCGCGAACTCCCTGACTGGACGGTTCGGATAGTCGGCCCGGTGACCAAGATCGACGAGGACAGCCTGCCGCAGGCGGCGAACATCGAATACCTGGGGATGGTCGCCTATCCGGAGTTGCCGCGGATCATGGCCGGCTTCGACGTGGCCCTGATGCCGTTCGCCCTGAACGAGGCGACCCGTTCGATCAGCCCGACCAAGACCCTGGAGTACCTGGCGGCCGGCCTTCCGGTCGTCTCCACCCGGGTGCCGGACGTGGTCACCGACTATGCCGACGTGGTTCATCTGGCCGACGACGGAGCTGAGTTCGCCGCGGCCTGCCGTGAGGTGCTGACCCATCCGGTGGCTGAGCGCGACCGCCGGGTGCGACCGATCCAGGCGCGTCAGGAATGGGATTACATAGCCTCGGCAATGACAAAGCTGGTCGACACCTACGCCGGCACCACTGCCGGCTACCGCGCTGACCAGGTGGAGGTGTCGGTATGA
- the glf gene encoding UDP-galactopyranose mutase, whose protein sequence is MTAAVRAEELRAADLIVVGSGFYGLTVAERIAEQYGKRVLVLEIRDHLGGNAYSEIEPSTGIEVHRYGAHLFHTSNERVWDYVNRFTTFTGYQHRVFTVSKSRVYPMPINLATICEYFGAHLSPSEARKLIREQAAEVGDAVPDNLERKAIASIGRPLYEAFVRGYTEKQWQTDPRELPADVISRLPVRYTFDNRYFNDTYEGLPTDGYTAWLQRMASHPNITVRLGADFFDVRSQIPAGTPIVYTGPLDRYFDYAEGELGWRTLDFEQEVLEVGDFQGTPVMNYADSDVPWTRIHEFRHFHPERTQYPQDRTVIVREYSRAAGRADEPYYPVNTEQDRTVLARYRDRAEAEPDVYFGGRLGTYKYLDMHMAIASAFTLVDNELAARFSSPDS, encoded by the coding sequence GTGACCGCCGCCGTCCGGGCCGAGGAGTTGCGCGCGGCCGATCTCATCGTGGTGGGCTCGGGCTTCTACGGGCTGACGGTGGCCGAGCGGATCGCCGAGCAGTACGGCAAGCGCGTCCTGGTGCTCGAGATCCGCGATCACCTTGGTGGCAATGCCTATTCCGAGATCGAGCCCAGCACCGGCATCGAGGTGCACCGGTACGGGGCGCACCTGTTCCACACCTCGAACGAGCGGGTCTGGGACTACGTCAACCGGTTTACCACGTTCACCGGTTACCAGCACCGGGTCTTCACCGTGAGCAAGAGCCGGGTGTACCCGATGCCGATCAACCTTGCCACGATCTGCGAGTACTTCGGCGCGCACCTCAGCCCGTCCGAAGCCAGGAAGCTGATCCGCGAGCAGGCAGCCGAGGTCGGCGACGCCGTCCCGGACAACCTGGAGCGCAAGGCGATCGCCTCCATCGGCCGGCCGCTGTACGAGGCCTTCGTTCGCGGGTACACCGAGAAGCAATGGCAAACCGATCCACGCGAGCTGCCCGCCGACGTGATCAGCCGGCTGCCGGTGCGCTACACCTTCGACAACCGCTACTTCAACGACACCTACGAAGGCCTGCCGACCGATGGCTACACGGCCTGGCTGCAGCGGATGGCCAGCCATCCCAACATCACCGTGCGGCTGGGCGCCGACTTCTTCGACGTGCGCTCCCAGATCCCGGCCGGCACCCCGATCGTCTACACCGGGCCGCTGGATCGCTACTTCGACTACGCCGAAGGCGAGTTGGGCTGGCGGACGCTGGACTTCGAGCAGGAGGTGCTCGAGGTCGGTGACTTCCAGGGCACGCCGGTGATGAACTACGCCGACTCCGACGTGCCGTGGACCCGGATTCACGAGTTCCGGCACTTCCACCCCGAGCGGACGCAGTACCCGCAGGACCGCACCGTCATCGTCCGGGAGTACTCGCGGGCGGCCGGCCGCGCCGACGAGCCGTACTACCCGGTGAACACCGAGCAGGACCGGACGGTGCTGGCCCGCTACCGCGATCGCGCCGAGGCCGAGCCGGACGTGTACTTCGGCGGCCGGCTGGGCACCTACAAGTACCTTGACATGCACATGGCGATCGCATCGGCCTTCACGCTGGTAGACAACGAGCTGGCCGCGCGCTTCTCCTCGCCGGACAGCTAG
- a CDS encoding family 43 glycosylhydrolase codes for MAALGVAFVEEPAVDQGDPFLLEVPGDRRSELPFRYYVYVSAPGFPVYGSDSLLDPGSWQRVGDSYPGLGVDRWCWAPCVRYVPGLRRPWVMLYSQAKGAGETEGHQEHRLRRADSDSPAGPFADSGEVLTPELDFAIDPDVHVDAEGVSWLYFALDFVSDEPYGTGIVRARISPDLRRLESETSLVARPQAQWQLYDAHRSMPWKDIPGVRWDRSETVRWSTIEGPAVLTSPGGREVVLYSGGNFADFYGIGVVARDPGSGQWLDLSPTPEASLLGPDPAANLFGPGHCSVISSDGQPFMCYHFRSAPGASRQFAVAPLRWDPDTDLPRLAIE; via the coding sequence ATGGCGGCACTGGGCGTGGCGTTCGTAGAAGAACCGGCGGTCGATCAGGGCGACCCGTTCCTGCTCGAGGTGCCCGGGGACCGGCGTTCGGAACTGCCGTTCCGGTACTACGTCTATGTCTCCGCACCTGGGTTTCCGGTCTACGGGTCCGACAGCCTGCTGGATCCGGGCAGCTGGCAGCGGGTGGGGGACAGCTACCCCGGCCTGGGCGTGGACCGGTGGTGCTGGGCCCCCTGCGTCCGGTACGTGCCCGGGCTGCGGCGGCCCTGGGTGATGCTCTACTCCCAAGCCAAGGGCGCCGGCGAGACCGAGGGCCATCAGGAGCACCGGCTGCGCCGGGCCGATAGCGACTCACCGGCCGGTCCGTTCGCCGACTCCGGCGAGGTGCTGACCCCTGAGCTCGACTTCGCGATCGACCCCGACGTCCACGTCGACGCCGAGGGCGTCAGCTGGCTGTACTTCGCCCTCGACTTCGTCAGTGACGAGCCCTACGGAACCGGCATCGTCCGGGCCAGGATCAGCCCGGACCTGCGGCGGCTGGAGTCCGAGACCTCGCTGGTCGCCAGGCCGCAGGCGCAATGGCAGCTCTACGACGCCCACCGCTCGATGCCGTGGAAGGACATTCCCGGAGTGCGCTGGGACCGCTCCGAGACGGTGCGCTGGTCGACGATCGAGGGCCCGGCGGTGCTCACCTCGCCAGGCGGGCGCGAGGTGGTGCTCTACAGCGGTGGCAACTTCGCCGACTTCTACGGGATCGGCGTGGTGGCGCGGGACCCGGGCAGCGGGCAGTGGCTGGACCTGAGCCCGACGCCGGAGGCCAGCCTGCTCGGCCCCGACCCCGCTGCCAACCTGTTCGGCCCCGGTCACTGCAGCGTGATCAGCAGCGACGGCCAGCCGTTCATGTGCTACCACTTCCGCAGCGCGCCCGGCGCCTCGCGGCAGTTCGCGGTGGCGCCGTTGCGGTGGGATCCGGACACCGACCTGCCGCGGCTGGCCATCGAGTGA
- a CDS encoding glycoside hydrolase family 2 TIM barrel-domain containing protein → MAEPGTAVHPRPQLTRDRWFDLSGEWQFSYDDADVGLAQCWYQNWQESRGVVERTITVPFPPESSASGIGDTGYHRVLWYRRTFTPPHHPDERLLLHFGAVDYSAQVWVNGQLVAQHTGGHTPFHADITHALVGSAEQVVVVRAVDDPHDLEQPRGKQDWQERPHAIWYERTSGIWKSVWLEPAPAIRIEQLRWTPDVETAVLRLDIRLNQVARQSLRLRLRLTHEDLELADSSVSVSRGRATISVRLPQADMSLERHRMLWSPETPNLFEAEIKLYAAEDQADTPEPIDLVHSYAAMRSIEASSNRILLNGRPYFLRLVLDQCYWTESHLALPDPDAARREVELVRSLGFNGVRLHQKVADPSFLYWCDRLGLLVWAEMPAAYEYTTRTVDRITREWLEIQQRDYSHPCIIAWVPVNESWGVPNLASSAPQRSFVTALYHLTKALDSTRLVVGNDGWEQVVTDVITVHDYASRPEVLRQRYGSAASITETLQDIQPGYRTVLLPGMSRDGQPLMITEFGGISHDGDGGPSWHGYSVARTSEELLERYRALVDALLDAPAISGFCYTQFTDTLQEKNGLLTADRKPKADLATLNSITRRPSAAVPADEIGSFEYGDYPPTVMDTDISYGGAP, encoded by the coding sequence ATGGCGGAACCAGGAACGGCCGTGCACCCCCGGCCCCAGTTGACCCGCGACCGTTGGTTCGACCTGTCCGGCGAGTGGCAGTTCTCCTACGACGACGCCGACGTCGGCCTGGCCCAGTGCTGGTATCAGAACTGGCAGGAGTCCCGGGGCGTGGTTGAGCGCACCATCACGGTGCCGTTCCCGCCGGAATCCTCAGCGAGCGGGATCGGTGACACCGGCTACCACCGAGTGCTGTGGTACCGACGCACCTTCACCCCGCCGCACCATCCGGACGAGCGGCTGCTGCTGCACTTCGGCGCGGTGGACTACTCCGCCCAGGTCTGGGTGAACGGCCAGTTGGTGGCCCAGCACACCGGTGGCCACACCCCCTTCCACGCCGACATCACCCATGCGCTGGTGGGCTCGGCGGAGCAGGTGGTGGTGGTCCGCGCGGTCGATGACCCCCACGACCTCGAGCAGCCCCGCGGCAAGCAGGACTGGCAGGAGAGGCCCCACGCCATCTGGTACGAGCGCACCAGCGGCATCTGGAAGTCGGTCTGGCTCGAGCCGGCGCCGGCCATCCGCATCGAGCAGCTGCGCTGGACCCCCGATGTCGAGACGGCGGTGCTGCGGCTGGACATCCGGCTGAACCAGGTGGCCCGGCAGTCGTTGCGGCTGCGACTGCGACTGACCCACGAAGACCTCGAGCTGGCCGACAGCTCGGTGTCGGTGAGCCGGGGCCGCGCCACCATCTCGGTGCGGCTGCCGCAGGCCGACATGAGCCTGGAACGGCACCGGATGCTGTGGTCGCCCGAGACGCCCAACCTGTTCGAGGCCGAGATCAAGCTGTACGCCGCCGAGGACCAGGCTGACACCCCGGAACCGATCGACCTGGTTCACAGCTACGCCGCGATGCGCAGTATCGAGGCCTCGAGCAACCGGATCCTGCTCAACGGCCGGCCGTACTTCTTGCGGCTGGTGCTCGACCAGTGCTACTGGACCGAGTCGCACCTGGCTCTTCCCGATCCGGATGCCGCCCGCCGGGAGGTGGAACTGGTGCGCAGCCTCGGCTTCAACGGGGTCCGGCTGCACCAGAAGGTGGCCGACCCGAGCTTTCTCTACTGGTGTGACCGGTTGGGTCTGCTGGTCTGGGCCGAGATGCCGGCCGCCTACGAGTACACGACCCGAACGGTGGATCGGATCACCCGGGAATGGCTGGAGATCCAGCAGCGGGACTACAGCCATCCCTGCATCATCGCCTGGGTGCCGGTCAACGAGAGCTGGGGCGTGCCCAACCTGGCCAGCTCCGCGCCGCAGCGCAGCTTCGTCACGGCGCTCTACCACCTGACCAAGGCGCTGGACTCGACCCGGCTGGTGGTGGGCAACGACGGCTGGGAGCAGGTGGTCACCGACGTCATCACCGTGCACGACTACGCCTCACGCCCCGAGGTGCTGCGGCAGCGCTACGGCAGCGCCGCCAGCATCACCGAGACCCTGCAGGACATTCAGCCGGGCTACCGCACGGTGCTGCTGCCTGGCATGTCGCGCGACGGCCAACCACTGATGATCACCGAGTTCGGCGGGATCTCCCACGACGGCGACGGCGGCCCGTCCTGGCACGGCTATTCGGTGGCCCGGACGTCGGAGGAGTTGCTGGAGCGCTACCGCGCCCTGGTCGACGCACTGCTCGACGCACCCGCCATCAGCGGCTTCTGCTACACCCAGTTCACCGACACCCTGCAGGAGAAGAACGGGCTGCTGACCGCTGACCGCAAGCCCAAGGCGGACCTGGCGACGCTGAACTCGATCACCCGCCGGCCTTCGGCCGCCGTTCCGGCCGACGAGATCGGCTCGTTCGAGTACGGCGACTACCCGCCCACGGTGATGGACACCGACATCAGCTACGGCGGCGCGCCTTAG
- a CDS encoding lactonase family protein, translating into MGTSSGFLLVGGYTPPTGAGQGILLAQQRDGGLAERGLSVATESPSFLAISADGNRVYAVNETDPGRVSAFGRTGSRAAPGLRPLGGQPTGGAHPCHLALHPSGRLLAVANYSSGSVAIHPLDDGGAVRPHAQLLRLRGSGPNIERQDGPHAHQVSFAAGGAELIVADLGSDRLWRYHQQAGGYVLVDEVSLPAGSGPRQLLLDPAAGRGYVLGELDNSISTLEWRLPARLLSSVAGHAEPLTPGTLSAALIFGPQPGLLYASHRGADRITVLRQDGDGVTPVADFDSHGQSPRHLSLSGDRLYIANQLSDTLAGVPVARDTGLPAGPVSSLRVPSPSCVLAW; encoded by the coding sequence ATGGGCACGTCCAGCGGCTTTCTGCTGGTAGGCGGCTACACACCTCCGACGGGCGCCGGGCAGGGCATCCTGCTGGCCCAGCAGCGCGACGGCGGGCTGGCCGAGCGGGGCTTGTCGGTCGCCACCGAGTCCCCCTCCTTCCTGGCGATCTCAGCCGATGGCAACCGGGTCTACGCGGTGAACGAGACCGACCCCGGCCGGGTCAGCGCCTTCGGCAGGACCGGGTCACGGGCAGCGCCGGGACTCCGGCCACTCGGCGGGCAACCCACCGGCGGGGCTCATCCCTGCCACCTGGCGCTGCACCCGTCAGGCCGGCTGCTGGCGGTGGCCAACTACAGCAGCGGCAGCGTGGCGATCCACCCGCTGGACGACGGCGGCGCGGTGCGGCCGCACGCGCAGCTGCTGCGGCTGCGCGGCAGCGGCCCGAACATCGAGCGCCAGGACGGCCCGCACGCCCATCAGGTGAGCTTCGCCGCGGGCGGCGCCGAGCTGATAGTGGCCGACCTGGGCAGTGACCGGTTGTGGCGCTACCACCAGCAGGCCGGCGGCTATGTCCTGGTCGATGAGGTGAGCCTGCCGGCCGGCAGCGGCCCGAGGCAGCTGCTGCTGGACCCGGCCGCCGGGCGGGGTTACGTGCTCGGCGAGCTGGACAACTCGATCAGCACCCTGGAGTGGCGGCTGCCGGCCCGGCTGCTGTCCTCGGTCGCCGGGCACGCCGAGCCGCTGACGCCCGGCACCTTGTCGGCAGCCCTCATCTTCGGACCCCAGCCAGGCCTGCTGTACGCCTCGCATCGCGGCGCCGACCGGATCACGGTGCTGCGCCAGGACGGCGACGGCGTCACGCCGGTGGCCGACTTCGACTCCCACGGTCAGTCGCCGCGGCACCTGAGCCTGTCCGGTGACCGGCTCTACATCGCCAACCAGCTCTCGGACACCCTCGCCGGGGTGCCGGTCGCCAGGGACACCGGCCTTCCGGCCGGGCCGGTGAGCTCGCTGCGGGTGCCGAGCCCGAGCTGCGTGCTGGCCTGGTAG
- a CDS encoding ATP-dependent DNA ligase, with protein MQLSLVAATSDELAATAARNEKVAKLAVLLRTCSATEAATVVSWLSGELTQRQIGVGWASLRSLPPPAPEPGLDVAAVEAALTEIGSTAGSGSQSRRRQLLHALFAAATQPEQHFLTRLLTGDLRQGALAGVMTDALARAAGLPLAQVRRAAMLSASLPMVAASALSGGSEALAGFGLRVGHPVSPMLAQTAASTDDALSRLGARAAFEWKLDGVRVQIHRAEDKIWIFTRGMEDVTARLPEVVEAVRGMAATRFVADGEVLALRDNGRPAPFQETAARLGTRSAPTAPLVTRLTVVLFDVLHLHGADLLDEPAERRAEVLAELVGPANRIPRLVTADPAEAQAFLDDALAHGHEGVVAKSLAAPYEAGRRGAGWLKVKPVHTLDLVVLAAEWGSGRRRGKLSNIHLGARDPSTGGFVMLGKTFKGMTDEMLSWQTERFGELAAGPTEDWVVQLRPEQVVEIAFDGVQRSSRYPGGVALRFARVLRYRQDKTAAEADTIDTVRAFATAAGLDEQADRAD; from the coding sequence ATGCAACTCTCCCTGGTCGCAGCCACCTCCGACGAGTTGGCGGCAACGGCTGCCCGTAACGAGAAGGTGGCCAAGCTGGCCGTGCTGCTGCGCACCTGCTCGGCAACCGAAGCGGCGACCGTGGTGTCGTGGCTTTCCGGAGAGCTGACCCAGCGACAGATCGGCGTCGGTTGGGCGTCGTTGCGCTCGCTGCCACCGCCCGCGCCTGAGCCCGGTCTGGACGTGGCAGCAGTGGAAGCCGCCCTGACCGAGATCGGCAGCACTGCCGGCAGCGGCTCGCAGAGCCGGCGACGGCAGTTGCTGCACGCGCTGTTCGCTGCCGCCACCCAACCCGAACAGCACTTCCTCACCCGGCTGCTCACCGGGGACCTGCGGCAGGGCGCCCTGGCCGGTGTGATGACCGACGCCCTGGCCCGAGCCGCCGGGCTGCCGCTGGCCCAGGTGCGACGCGCGGCGATGCTCAGTGCCAGCCTGCCGATGGTCGCCGCTTCGGCGCTGAGCGGTGGCAGCGAGGCGCTGGCGGGCTTCGGCCTGCGGGTCGGCCACCCGGTGAGCCCCATGCTGGCCCAGACCGCGGCCAGCACCGACGACGCGCTGAGCCGGCTCGGCGCGCGGGCCGCCTTCGAATGGAAGCTGGACGGCGTCCGGGTGCAGATCCACCGCGCCGAGGACAAGATCTGGATCTTCACCCGTGGCATGGAGGACGTGACGGCCAGGCTTCCAGAAGTGGTCGAGGCGGTGCGCGGCATGGCTGCCACCCGGTTCGTCGCCGATGGCGAGGTGCTGGCGCTGCGCGACAACGGCCGGCCGGCGCCCTTCCAGGAGACCGCGGCGCGGCTGGGCACCCGGTCTGCACCCACCGCCCCGCTCGTCACCCGGCTGACGGTCGTCCTCTTCGACGTGCTGCACCTCCACGGCGCCGACCTGCTCGACGAGCCGGCCGAGCGCCGGGCCGAAGTGCTCGCCGAGCTGGTAGGCCCGGCCAACCGGATCCCGCGACTGGTCACGGCCGACCCCGCCGAGGCCCAGGCCTTTCTCGACGACGCCCTCGCGCACGGGCACGAGGGGGTGGTGGCCAAGTCACTGGCCGCGCCGTACGAGGCCGGCCGCCGCGGAGCCGGCTGGCTAAAGGTCAAGCCGGTGCACACCCTGGATCTGGTGGTGCTGGCCGCCGAGTGGGGATCGGGCCGGCGCCGGGGGAAGCTGTCCAACATTCACCTCGGCGCCAGGGATCCGAGCACCGGCGGCTTCGTCATGCTCGGCAAGACCTTCAAGGGCATGACCGATGAGATGCTGAGCTGGCAGACCGAGCGGTTCGGCGAGCTCGCCGCCGGCCCGACCGAGGACTGGGTGGTTCAGCTACGTCCGGAACAGGTCGTGGAGATCGCCTTCGACGGCGTGCAGCGCTCCTCTCGCTACCCGGGCGGTGTGGCGCTGCGCTTCGCCCGGGTGCTGCGCTACCGGCAGGACAAGACCGCAGCCGAGGCGGACACGATCGACACGGTCCGGGCCTTCGCCACGGCAGCGGGCCTGGACGAGCAGGCCGACCGGGCGGACTGA